The Heliangelus exortis chromosome 25, bHelExo1.hap1, whole genome shotgun sequence genomic interval CCAGTTTTTCAGGTTGTGGcagctgcctctccccagctgcctgaCCCAACTGGCTGAACAAGAAATGGGAACTTCAGGaactgctttgctttgggaGCTGTGGGTCAGGGAAAACCTCGAGGATCTCATTTGCAGTTCCCAGGACAGAGGGGATctggcagggagaggttggGATTCATCCTGTTGGAGCCTTTGGGGGTGCTTGAACAAGATCCATGCTGTGtgtttgctggggttttttcccctaaggGAATAAAATCAATTCCTATAAAAGCATTCCCacccctgccctctgctctccACCATCCCATGTGCCCACATCATTCTGGGTCTCCCTCTGCCCTGGAATGGGGTAAATGGGTGCTGGGATGGCACTTGGATTTTTCCAAAAGCCTCAaacttctccttcctttccatgTCCTGTGTCTGCAGGTCCCTGTGCACCAGGTCACggggagctctgcagctcctgctctgccaccaggaCACGTCCTGCTCTGTCATTTCACTCTCTCCTGGTGTCTTTTTTTGGctacagagggaaaagaggaaaccTCTGCTGCAGAGAACCCCTCCCGGGTGCCACAGGGGAAACCAGGAGAGTGGAaccccctcctctgctctgctgggcagtTTTTCTTTGAGTACCTGGTGGTGGTGTCACTGAAGAAGATGTCAGATGGACGTTACGAGCCCAAGATAACCTATCAGTTCCCAAAGGTACCCGGGCCCCTGTTCCTGGCAAAATGAGTTTTCTGAATTTAGAGGGCAAGGGGGTGTTGTTCCTTCCCCATCACTCCAGCCAGAAGAACACCCCAGAGTCCTGGACCCAACCCCCAGAGCTTCACTGATCTTGGGTTGGGGTTTCTGGGACTGAGTTCAGGGCCACAAGCCCTAGGAGAAAAATCCTGGGGTGCTCCCTGTTCTCCTGTTCCAAAAGTGGAGACCCCAGCAGTGAAATCCCCCCTGGGAAGGTGGCACAGGAGGAGGGTCCCTGTTTTCAGAGGAGCCCCTGGGTGCCTCTGCTTTGCTCCACTGTCCAGAGGGTAAAAGAGTCAAAAATTGGGGTTTtgggagctgcttctcctgggaTGTGCAAGGGACCTTCTGCTTCATTCTGAGCTGGGGGCTGCTTTAGGACAgaccccttcccaccccctcctggggctgtggcctccctccctctccctgacTCTTGGAATTGCTTCCTTCCAGCGGGAAAACCTCCTGAAGGGccagaaagaggaggaggaacgTTTGCTGCAAGCCATCCCCCTCTTCTGCTTCCCTGATGGCAACAACTGGGCCCCTGTCACTGAGTTTCCCAGGTACCCCCTGTGGGGCTGAGCTGTCCCTTCCCCCCCTGGCCAGGACATCCCCTCCCCAGACGTTTTCTCTTCTTGCAGTGAGACCTTTTCTTTTGTCCTGACCAACGTGGATGGCAGCAGGAAGATTGGTTactgcaggaggctgctggtgaGCATCCCACCACCCCTACacccagtgctgggcagggggtggcCTTGTCACCCCAGCCCCCTGCTGGGACAGGATGCCTTCtgacatagaaaaaaaattctttctgtgagggtgctgagccccaggttacccccagaagctgtggctgccccatccctggcagtgttgaaggttggatggggcttggagcaccctgggcttggggaggggtccctgactatccaggggggttgggactggatgagctttaatgtcctttccatcccaaaccattccatgattcccaAAGCCCAATTCTTGGGGACTTGCCTTCCAAAGCCACTTGTCTTGACAAAAGTGACAAACAGCCAGGAGGTGCCCAAAGGGATTTCTTTGGAGCTTTTTTCTGCTGGGGCATCAgttgggtgctgggtggggggAAGCAGCATTTGCTGCAGGTCAGGGCTGGCCTGAAATGCAACCAGGAGATGGGACGGTGGGAGGTGCCATTCCCCAGACACCAATTCCTGCCTCCTcacccacctcctgcagctccctcagctcctgtCCCTTGAGTGCAGGGGTCAGGATGGCTGCAAAGCCCacgggggctggggctggggctggggttggggttgggcTTGTCACTCCCCAAGGAAGTGACAGTGTCTTGGGTGTGCCTGGGGGggtctctggagctgctgcagtgggagATGCTCAGACCCTTTTCCCATCCTCCTGCAGCCATCTGGCCGTGGTGTTCGTCTCCCTGAGGTTTTCTGCATCATCAGCTGCTTGGGCTGCTTTGGGCTCTTCTCCAAGGTAGGGCTGtggtccccagccctggaggggtttcaaagctgtggagatgtggtgctgagggacctggggcaGTGCCTGGGCAGTtggatgatctgaaaggtcttttacaacccaaacaattctatgattttgtatGGTGGCTCCATCTGGGTTGGTGGTGGCCCAGCAGCCTTTCTGTTGCCTGCTGGGGTTTCCcagttcattttcttctctcccagaTCCTGGATGAGGTGGAAAAGAGGCGCCAGATCTCCATGGCAGTGATTTACCCCTTCATGCAGGGCCTTCGGGAATcacccttcccagctccagggaaatCTGTCACCATCAAAAGCTTCATCCCTGACTCAGGCACAGAGGTTGGTGGGGATCTCAGAGGCACCTCCTGGGCTACTCCAACACAGGGAGCTCCAGGAGCATCCTCCACACCTGCAGCAcccatgagggtgctgagccccaggctgcccccagaagctgtggctgccccatccctggcagtgttgaaggttggatggggcttggagccccctgggctgggggaggtgtccctgaccatggcaggggtggcactggggggggctttcaggtcccttccaacgcAAACCATTGGATGGTCTGTGATGTGTCCTGCCAGGATGGGTCTGAGGGCACCATCCCACCTCTCCAGAGCAATGTGGCAGCTGCCATCCCAGTGCAGGAGATTTCCACACCCAGGAAGGTTTGAGCAAGGCTCTGCTGTTGCTCAATGCCCTGGCCAGGGGCCCTGCAGGGAGCGTggctgggggtgatgggaggGAGGATCTACCAGGATGTTCTGAGCTCTGGGgctccaggcagggctgggataAGGTGAAGAGATCAGTAAGAAaccagggaaaggggggggatAAATCCTGGGTAGTGTGGGAGATGAGGATTGTGCAGGATTCGTACTGGAAAGGatctgcagagctcagcccagcccagctgctgctttgctctaAAGGGGGCTTGGCACATGGGGAGGGGGATTCCCCTCCCAtaaagctggggagagggacaggACCATGTCATGGGCTGCCCAGTCCTGGTGTCCCTTCAGCATTCAccatggggctgctggcagcagggagagtgGATCAGGGAGAGTTGGAGTTGgggatctcagagatcctttccaacccaaatgattctgggattctgtggttCCTAACCTGGGTTTGTGGCTCTCCTTTGGCAGCTCATCGAGCTGACACGGCCCCTGGATGCCCACCTGGAGCACGTGGAATTCCAGGCTCTGCTCCAGAGGCTCAGCCCCCACCTCATCCTCCACATCTTCGCCTCGGCCGTGTTGGAGCGAAGGTTGATCTTCCTGGCCCAGGAGCTGAGGTGAGGCCTCATctcttgattttaaaagcaaataaagagaaaacaacaacaacaaaaaaaaccccaaaccaaccaccCTGGAAGGATGGAGTTGTACTCAGGGTGGGAGCAGTGCTGTTCCCTTTCCCCAGTGTTCTGTCCCAGTGCATCCACGCCGTGGCCGCTCTCCTCTACCCCTTCACCTGGGCTCACACCTACATCCCCGTGGTCCCCGAGTGCCTCCTGGACACCGTCTGCTGCCCCACACCCTTCATGGTTGGCATCCAGATGAGGCACCTGGAGAGGGTCCTGGACCAGCCAATGGAGGAGGTATTGGAACTGGGGGGATGCAGCCCCTGGTTACTTTGGGAGCCTGGGTTTGGGGTGGCTCTGGGTGGGGGCTCTGctcctgggttttttccatcCAGGGAGATGGAGATTGGAGCTTCTTGTAGCAATGTCTCCATTCCTCCTGGGTGCTGTTTGGCCACCCCAGGACCCACAGCCCTGACcctggggccaggctggatgctgGTGTTGCAGAAGTGGAGTAGAACTACATGAGGACAAGCCTGGGGCAGGCCCTGGGGGGATGCCCTGGTGCCCAGGTCCCTGTGGCACAGGAGGACTgatcctcctgacacccatgGGCTACAGACACAGAGGTCTGATCCCAAAATGGGTGGGAGGAAGCCTTGGATGCTGAAGCTGgatgctctctgctctcttccagGCCCTGATCGTTGATCTCTGTGAAGGGAAGATCATCCGGGCAGTAAGTCCtgctgcagggggggttgggctgggctgggaggggtccctgTCCACCCTGGGTCCCAGCTACCCAGCAGCTTCCACATCCTGGGGGCAGAGAGGTCTGGGTGTTGCCCATGCAGGAAAAACATCTCCCAAGGGATGTGTCCATTGGCTGCATCCCTCTGGTCACGGGTGAGCAGCAGGGTCCATGTGTTGGGcatcccacccccagcaccctcaggtgATAATTAATGAATCAACTTTCcctgaggaaagggaagggcttggaggaggtggtggtggctggagcaccctgggctggtgggaagtgtccctgcccatccaggggatttggaactgggtgatctcagaggtccctttccacccaacccattccatgagTCTGTGAACCATAGACACCAGGCTGATGGGCTGCACCAACCACTGCCTGACACCTTCTGAGCTGGGTTCCCACCAGCAGTGGGTGGTTCATGGCCCCATGTCCTTCCAGGTCGGTGATGAGGAGGGGATTTTGCCCATCAAGCTGCAGAATGAGATCCTGACATCTCTGAGCAggcacaacaacaacaacaacatacACAGTAAGGGCATAAACCATGCACAAGCTGCCTGCACAGAGGGGCTCAGTGGGATGATTTTCCTAAAGAGACCCAGCCTGGGATGGTTCTGCCCCAATTTGCAATAAAATGCAGGCACAGGAAGGGAATCCCTTGgcctttcctctgtgctgtgAAGCGTGATGGGGGGCATCAGGCAAAGTGTGtgcagcagatccagggaggttctgctgcccctctgctctgccctggggagaccacACCTCgaatactggatccagtttggggctccccagttcaggagagactgggatctactggagagaggccaagggagagctgggagggtgaggaagggacctgagcatctctgctgggaagaaagagtgagagccctggggctgagaggggatctgctgaatgtatgtaaatatctgaggggtggggggcaagaggaggaGCCCAATCTCttcccagtggtgcccaggaataGGACAAGGAATCCTGGGGTGAAGGGAGAACACAGGAAGCTCCtcctcaacatgaggagaaacttctggagggtgagggtgagggagccctggcccaggctgcccagagaggttctggagtctccttctctggagcctttcccacccccctggatgtgttcctgggtgatcctgctgtgcaggggttggactggatgagctccagaggccccttccaacccctcccattctctgattctatggcAGCAGAAATAAGGAATTCTGCTAAAAAATACCAGGTTTGGCCAATATTTGGATGCCTCCTCTCTGGAGAGCAGACACAGGAAGTGCTCCCACAGCCAAACGAGGTTGATCTCCATTTACTGCTCCCAGAAATCATTTCTGGGGATGCAAACAGAAACTTCCATCTGGCCAGGTTAAAATCAGCTCAGAGGTCCCATCCTCActtctcctgctccctgtcctccCCCAGCACCTGAGCAGCTCAATGCCCTGGTCTCTGAAGCCTTCGTGCAGTTCTTTGTCCGTGCTGTTGGTCACTACTCCTCCCACATCAAATGGACAAAAAACGGCTCTGGGACCTTCCAGGAGAGAGCTTTCTGCAAAGCCATCACCTCCAAAACCAACCGCAGGTTTGTGAAGAAGTTTGTGAAGACCAACATGTTCTCCCTCTTCATtgaggaagcagagaagagcaggatCCCACAGGAAGGTAAAAgattcctccttccccctccctgtgGCTGAGCTCCACAAACCCTGGGGTGTTTGGGTAAGGGATGAGATGCCCTGGGATagcaaaaggagaaagagaaatccCAGTTTTCCTGCAGGCTCTGTGCAGAAGTGTTTTCCAGATGCCcagagagggatggagctgaggcTGAGGATGCTCAGGCCAGcaagcagctctcagcagctgcaTTTCTCTGGTCCTAAcaagcaatcaaaaaaaaaaaaaaaaaaaaaaaaaaaatccctgggcTCAGTTTAGATCTTGTAGCTGGGGTGGGCTGACAGAGCTCAGTGTTCAGGCAAACACAGCAGTAGCACTGCAAATATTTGGCTTGGacaggggcagcagctgggagctggctcCTGGCTCCGCTGCCTGTGAGCCCCGACCCATCTCCGCCAGCAGCTCCAGTGTGGATCCCTGGTGGCTGGACTGGTCCTTCTGCCTTCCAGGGGATTTACAGAGCACTGGGCAGAGCTCGGCCTCCTCCCATTCTGGGAAGAGGACAAAGAGGGGTGGCAGAAGTCAAGGAAGCCACCTAAAACATCTCTGGTGGCCAGAGATATCCTGGCCTGGGActtgtcccctccccaggagtCCAAGCGGGGACATTTTTTGGGCTTTCTCTGCCCTTTTAGGTCAGAGCTGGATCTGTCTGGGGATGGGAGAGAGGAGTGGCACAAGCCCAGCTTTCCCATTGTGTACCCAGTCCCTGTGCCCACTTTGCCCATTTGCATTCCCAGCACCTCCTGTTTCCCCCCTTGCTGGTTGGAGAGGAAACTGAACAGGTGTAGGTCAAAACCTGAGGCTAAcccagcctttaaaaaaaaaaacacaaacttttGGGTGGGTGTAGAGGGAGGGGGGTGTCTGCAACAGCTCCCCTTTTGCTTGGCCCCACCActcccatttcccttcccccttttctcacccacAGCCTATTTCCAAAGGAAGATAACTGAGTACCACGAACAGAAGAAGCACCGAAGGGACTCCTGAAGATCAACCTGGGaccccaggagcagggctgggacccAGCAggtcctgcccagcagcagctcctgcacagaCCAAGGGCAGAGCCCCGGGGACTCTGGttctgtcctcctcctcctgcctgggcagcaCTGAACAACCTggttcttccctttcttttgttttttcctcagggcATCGTTGCACTGGAAAACTCTTTTGCACAGAGCTGGGATTTCTCCCTCTCATCTTGTCAGAACCAGGGACAAAACCAATCCCCAGGGCTCCAGCAGGACCTAAGGCAGcaagggagggaaggcagggagctggtggcaggACAGCAAAGGTTGTAGAGTAATTggtagagagaaaaataaaaaggatgagTAGGAAATAGTgttatttctaattaaaacaaACCTAGGGTTTGAAAAGAAGTAACATCCTAGCAAATAAGTTTTTGAAGTTTCTATTATTAACTGgttctctttattttccatcaGGTTCTCTTATTGTTAAACACCAGCAGGAGCAGTGTGGGGGATTCTGGTGGTTTCCTCTCTAGCTGCTGCCTTGGTACCACTTAGAGCCCAGTTTAGctcttgaaagaaagaaaaatattcttttccaaCATGTTATTTATTTGTCTTGTAAGCCAACTGTGAAGGCCACAGGGCTGTGTGTATAGTAGAGGGAAGGGGCTGATCTGCAGCCCCGGGGAGGGAGGAAGTGTTTGGTAAATGAGTAAAAACGTCACCATCCTCCTTGTTTCTGGGTTTGATGACTTCTTCTAAAACCTGGCAGGTCACTGAAACGTGGTGCCTGCAGCAGGTTAAGTTAAATGATGGGTCTGTCCCTTTCCTGATGCATTCATCCAGGGAATAAACAGAGCAGGGAAAGCTGGTGCTGGGTCCTTTCCAGACAGCCCAGGGCCAGAAACTTCTCCCAGCAGAGCTtggagggcaggcagagctTCCCCCTGCTCTCTGGGATGTTACAACCAAGTTATTGGGTTATAACCAAGCTGCAGATTGTTGGGTGCCCAGCTGGACATGTGCACTCATGTGCAGATCTTATCAAAACCAGAGCTGAACCCAACTTCTGCTGCAGGGCTGAAAGCCACAGGGGAGAGATTTTTACATAAacgaggggaaaaaaaaaaaaaaaacaaaccacaaaaaaccagtCTGTCTGCCAGACAGCTTTCACTTTCAGAGCTGTTGaacatttaatgaaaatgaGAGGGATGTGCAGGGCACTTATTTCAGAGCTGGGTGTAGGAATGCACAAATGGAAGGGACAGGAACGCAGTTGGACAGAGGGCACAAACTGACCAGCTCTGAAAAGCTCCAACCCACTGAAGGAAAATTGTTAATTTCTGTTCAGCCCCTCTATGTGTTtggagggggaggtgggagcaAGAATTACTTGTTAGGAAAAGGGGGGATTTTTGGCACTGTGGGTATCTTCTTTGGCTCCACAAGTTCCTCCTCAGAGATTTAACTACAGGAAATTAAAGGGTTCGTGGGCTTTCTCTGTggctttttgtcattttaaaaagttcaCCTGCCAGGAgaaaattgtgtgtgtgtgtttgtaaaATCCAGGGCACCTGTCAAGAATTGTCCCTCAGGAAAAGGCCActtgcctcctcctcctccttgctcaTTACCATTTGGAGAAGCCAACGACCTTTCTGGTTGGGAAGTGCTAACCCTGTCTCATGGAGACAAATGGGAAGTGGTCCTTGCTTTGCAAAAAAGAATTAGAAACCACACATGGGGCTGGATTGTGTGGTTGCTTGATTTCCACCAGAGGAAAATTTAATAGAAAGGttttcctgagctgctgagaagaaaacagaggtaCACAAAACCTGAtccttatatttaaaaaaaaaaaaaaaaaaaaaaaaagtagtttgaGTGTGGGCAGTGCTACAGAAGTCAGCACAGGTTAACTCAGGGGGAAGGGCTGGTGCTAACTTGCCTGACTGCTCAACAAAGAACAGATTGAAACAGGTTCTTAAGCTACTTAGagcacttttcctttctgtattgTTATGGAAAAAGGGCCCAAGGTCCACCCCAGTGACCAGCCCAGCCTCTGAGAAGCACAtcagctcccagctcagcttCTCTGTTGGCCCCAGGATGCCAAAAGGGGACAAAAGGGACAGAGGAACAGGAGCAACCCATCCAGGTTCAGAGCTGCAGGTGGCTGAACATGCTGGAAAGACAAGGTCAGGGTTCTGGAGCTGGTTTGGCCCAGCAAGAGCTTTCATGCCTGGAGGGGGTGAAGAAAGCAATCACTGCTGGAAGGCCAGATGCTGAATAAAACactctatttatttctttgaactCTGCATCTGTGTCTCTCAGGCCACCTCTTTGTAGGTGGGAGCACTGTGTGTGCACTGGGTAAActcagctgctgtttgcagggacacatccagggggCTCAGCTCACGTTGCAACGGATCAGCAAATCTCACAGCgtatttttaaatccttcttcCTGCTCAAGATTTGTCTAACACCTGATCTAAGTCTACGACAGTATATAAAAAAGTGCCAAGAAATCTTTTCCCTCGACTGGAAAGTGCTGATTTATTCTGCTAAATTGTTAACATAGTTCCCAGCATAGCATTAACCACCTCACACTGGGACAAACACCTCCAGGCATGGCTTGGGAGGCAGCTCAGGAATCGCTCCTGATTTGCAGTTCAGTTCCTGCTATGCAGCTGCCCTGCTTGAGAAGTTTCATGTTCCAGCATGTGtcctcctctgccagctggCCCGGGTGCCAGCAAACAGTCCTGGGCATATTTAACCAACCAGAGGCCTCATTACCAAGGGCTTTCAAATTGCTCCAGGGCAATAATGGGCAAAGCTCCcacctcccatcacctcccaccTGGCGGAAGCCTCTGAAAACTGCTGCAGTtcacctcctgctctctggAAATTATTAAACCTCTGAGCAGCTTCAGTCCAACCTCAAAGAtggggcagagcagcactggAGGTACCTGGTGCACgcagaagaggaaggaaagaagagaaaaccagGAACCTGAGAGTCAGCTGGAACAGAACCAACCCCCAGGTACCCCTGACCTATCCCTTCCCCCGTGCCAGGAACTCCCTCACCACCTCTTAGAAGAGGACAACTCCAACACCAAGTGGAAACTTTCAGCTTGCCTGTTCAGTGCCAGGGGAAGTGCTCAGAGAGCCCAGGGTTGATTTGTTCTgcagggaggatgctcagaCATTCAGAGAGCTCAACAGGCTGCTGCAAAACCTCTTCCTTCTCAGCCTCTTCTGGATGCAACAGAAACTGACAAAGCAAGTCACAAGCTCAGCTGAGCTCAGGGATCTCCTGCTCCCCTTCTCAAGTCCTTGAGCACAACTGAGGTAACCTCTGCTCACAAAGAGAACAGTGCTGCCATGTGCCAGAGGGAAAGTTCATTTATTCCATTACTTATTACAGGCATTTAGACAACACCTATTGGCACAGCAACACCTGATATGGCTTGGATTACCAGCAGTAACTGTGCCTTGATAACACTGAAACATGACCATGGTAGGAACAGGAATTTGTTCCTGGCTGGCTGAACATAGGGAGCCTTCAAACTTCCAGGTAgcaaaaagctgaggaaaaggtTCCCTGTTGCAGTTCCTGAACATCAAACAGGCTTCAGCTGAAAAGTTCAGTCCCAGACAACCCTTTAAAGACTTCAGTTCTTCATCTCAAGAGGCCTCAAGCTTCAGTAACAAATCATTTGGAGCAGCTTAAATCTGAGAGTACAGTTCTTGTTTGCATCTCTAGAAAAGTCATTTACACTCCAGGGAAATAGAGTGATATCCAAGTAATTGAGTTTTGCACCCCCTTCATGCCCATGAAAAGTAACACATGGTTTGGGCAAGTGGATGTTGAGTCCTCAGCACCTCAAATCCTTCATCTCCTGCATCTCCTGCCTCCAAGTGCTCTTGCTCAGCACctgaagggcagcagcagagctcaggct includes:
- the DENND2D gene encoding DENN domain-containing protein 2D isoform X1; translation: MAAAIGNFFRRSLRHSGRREGKEETSAAENPSRVPQGKPGEWNPLLCSAGQFFFEYLVVVSLKKMSDGRYEPKITYQFPKRENLLKGQKEEEERLLQAIPLFCFPDGNNWAPVTEFPSETFSFVLTNVDGSRKIGYCRRLLPSGRGVRLPEVFCIISCLGCFGLFSKILDEVEKRRQISMAVIYPFMQGLRESPFPAPGKSVTIKSFIPDSGTELIELTRPLDAHLEHVEFQALLQRLSPHLILHIFASAVLERRLIFLAQELSVLSQCIHAVAALLYPFTWAHTYIPVVPECLLDTVCCPTPFMVGIQMRHLERVLDQPMEEALIVDLCEGKIIRAVGDEEGILPIKLQNEILTSLSRHNNNNNIHTPEQLNALVSEAFVQFFVRAVGHYSSHIKWTKNGSGTFQERAFCKAITSKTNRRFVKKFVKTNMFSLFIEEAEKSRIPQEAYFQRKITEYHEQKKHRRDS
- the DENND2D gene encoding DENN domain-containing protein 2D isoform X2 — encoded protein: MAAAIGNFFRRSLRHSGRREGKEETSAAENPSRVPQGKPGEWNPLLCSAGQFFFEYLVVVSLKKMSDGRYEPKITYQFPKRENLLKGQKEEEERLLQAIPLFCFPDGNNWAPVTEFPSETFSFVLTNVDGSRKIGYCRRLLILDEVEKRRQISMAVIYPFMQGLRESPFPAPGKSVTIKSFIPDSGTELIELTRPLDAHLEHVEFQALLQRLSPHLILHIFASAVLERRLIFLAQELSVLSQCIHAVAALLYPFTWAHTYIPVVPECLLDTVCCPTPFMVGIQMRHLERVLDQPMEEALIVDLCEGKIIRAVGDEEGILPIKLQNEILTSLSRHNNNNNIHTPEQLNALVSEAFVQFFVRAVGHYSSHIKWTKNGSGTFQERAFCKAITSKTNRRFVKKFVKTNMFSLFIEEAEKSRIPQEAYFQRKITEYHEQKKHRRDS